The Prunus persica cultivar Lovell chromosome G8, Prunus_persica_NCBIv2, whole genome shotgun sequence genome includes a region encoding these proteins:
- the LOC109950612 gene encoding uncharacterized protein LOC109950612: protein MGSEKGLNDEKVTNHDLKDIVWDLELSQNVIEAYIQIEEDKIEPMQTESPQYMSTWTWAYMQSFLEPSWHRFLYEPLLEKLRKCNVLFFPIISQEEFHFTLLTFHKNERKWRHYNPLRSLGRRKEERCIDIARNFVNIVEGWLEYIRPQARVFIETKKKPTLVKQKEGPPTLVQKDLTPNEELTLKWIMQNPLQFPFEDDMECAQQSASSLDCGMFVMFYMDKIAQGQPIPKSVDKKFMNEYRAQYVTKLLHHKNCVINRL from the exons ATGGGGTCAGAAAAAG GACTCAATGATGAGAAAGTGACAAACCATGATCTCAAAGATATTGTATGGGACCTGGAACTGTCACAAAAC GTCATTGAGGCCTATATCCAAATAGAGGAGGATAAAATAGAGCCCATGCAGACAGAGAGTCCACAGTACATGTCCACATGGACTTGG GCTTACATGCAAAGCTTCCTAGAGCCATCTTGGCACAGGTTCCTGTATGAACCCTTACTTGAAAAACTCCGGAAATGCaatgttcttttcttcccAATTATTTCACAAGAAGAGTTCCACTTCACACTTCTCACATTTCACAAAAATGAACGAAAGTGGAGACACTACAATCCACTTAGATCGTTGGGAcgtagaaaagaagaaaggtgcATTGACATTGCTCGAAACTTT gttaataTTGTTGAAGGGTGGCTAGAATATATAAGACCTCAAGCACGAGTGTtcatagaaacaaaaaaaaaaccaacacttGTGAAGCAAAAGGAAGGGCCCCCAACACTTGTACAAAAAGATTTGACTCCAAATGAAGAACTCACTCTCAAATGGATTATGCAAAATccattgcagtttccatttgagGATGACATGGAATGTGCTCAACAAAGTGCATCTTC ATTGGATTGCGGCATGTTCGTCATGTTCTATATGGATAAAATAGCACAAGGACAGCCCATTCCAAAAAGCGTGGACAAGAAATTCATGAATGAATATCGAGCACAATATGTCACAAAACTCCTACACCACAAAAACTGTGTAATTAATCGTCTCTAG
- the LOC109950613 gene encoding uncharacterized protein LOC109950613, which translates to MEVCVIAKCTYKSETIMFSVSSESSMVDILKTLCLRFRGLQLGCFTLRYSVPSYPSCFLETDSDLDLMRTFLLISNEKTVDILVKDLCGSSEYSGDFCVNKELIACEKGESSCSSTVEDRNEFLGRSKRASAKPLLSNEWETYIHHVGQKFDSGAEEFRLKLCKYALEVGFNFEYSGNDKKRVVAVCSNKKLEGCSWRVYASRCEATGSFVIRTLNNVHTCAGRIRESKSKMMRSRVVSSLIVDRIRAKPELKPVEIIHEFKDYYGIDISYYHAWFGKELAKLDVHGDESKSFNELVWYADAVKETNTGSLCTLDCEAGINLFRRFFVSFSGCIAGFQYCIPLLFIDATFLKSKYKGQLLCASGKNGNQGFYPLAFGVVDSETKENWTWFLQHLASILLPIGRVVTFFSDRNQGLLNAMGFVFPGWPHSYCYYHLKQNLISKYPKSGYGKLLQDRVINLFSRCAYAVTEEEFKVAMEELVIVGSSKVKTFIFDLSRDHYANAFFKGMRYGEMANSLAESFNNWVGVFRDLPVLPLIEGIRQKLMVLNSQRRIEAEKWTTVLCPEMETRLCENAEAGRTWAVRRSNSTVFEVFADYSVMVDLEQRTCSCRLWQIDGFPCTHAVAAILAKRDSVYDYVECYYKTDFFRKAYESPIFPIPDIGKGLGSNGSAAGVVLPPITKRPAGRPPTKRIKVFGEFKRPLKCSRCSVAGHNRKTCKAII; encoded by the exons ATGGAGGTGTGTGTCATTGCCAAGTGCACATATAAGTCGGAAACCATcatgttttcagtttcatcaGAGTCATCcatggttgatattttgaagactttgtgtctgaggtttaggggtttgcaGTTGGGTTGTTTCACATTACGGTATTCGGTGCCCAGTTATCCGAGTTGTTTTCTAGAAACGGATAGCGATTTGGACTTGATGAggacatttttgttgatatcaAATGAGAAGACTGTTGATATTTTAGTGAAGGATTTATGCGGGAGCAGTGAATATAGTGGTgatttttgtgtaaataaGGAGTTGATAGCATGTGAAAAAGGCGAGTCGTCGTGTTCTAGTACTGTCGAAGACAGAAACGAGTTTTTGGGCAGGTCGAAGAGAGCAAGTGCTAAGCCTTTGTTGTCGAATGAGTGGGAGACATACATACATCATGTGGGGCAGAAGTTTGACAGTGGTGCAGAGGAGTTCCGGTTGAAATTGTGCAAGTACGCTCTTGAAGtaggatttaattttgaatattcCGGCAATGACAAGAAGCGGGTGGTTGCTGTTTGTTCGAATAAGAAATTGGAGGGTTGCAGCTGGCGTGTTTATGCTTCTCGTTGTGAAGCTactggcagttttgtaattcggACGTTAAATAATGTTCATACATGTGCGGGTCGGATACGGGAATCAAAGAGTAAGATGATGAGGTCTCGTGTGGTGTCCTCCCTCATTGTGGACAGAATTCGTGCAAAACCAGAGCTGAAGCCAGTTGAGATTATACACGAGTTCAAAGATTATTATGGTATAGACATTTCATACTACCACGCATGGTTTGGCAAAGAGTTAGCTAAATTGGACGTTCACGGTGATGAGTCGAAGTCCTTCAACGAGTTAGTGTGGTATGCGGACGCCGTAAAGGAAACTAACACTGGTTCTCTCTGCACTCTTGATTGTGAAGCTGGAATTAATCTCTTTcgacggttttttgtgtcTTTTAGCGGTTGCATTGCTGGATTTCAATATTGCATACCCTTGTTGTTCATTGATGCTACGTTTTTGAAGAGCAAGTACAAGGGGCAGCTTCTGTGTGCTTCCGGAAAGAATGGAAATCAAG ggttTTATCCTCTAGCTTTTGGAGTTGTTGATTCTGAGACAAAGGAGAATTGGACTtggtttcttcaacatttggcTTCTATATTGCTACCGATAGGGAGAGTGGTGACCTTTTTCTCGGACCGCAATCAAGGTTTGTTGAATGCAATGGGGTTTGTGTTTCCCGGATGGCCTCATTCTTACTGTTATTATCACCTCAAACAGAATTTGATATCAAAGTACCCGAAGTCAGGTTATGGGAAACTGCTCCAAGACCgtgttatcaatttatttagtagATGCGCATATGCTGTTACGGAGGAAGAGTTTAAGGTAGCAATGGAAGAGTTGGTGATTGTTGGGAGTTCGAAAGTGAAGAcatttatatttgatttgtcTAGAGATCACTATGCCAACGCATTTTTCAAAGGAATGCGTTATGGGGAGATGGCAAACAGTTTAGCGGAGTCCTTTAATAATTGGGTTGGTGTGTTTCGAGATTTGCCGGTGCTACCTTTGATAGAAGGGATTCGACAGAAATTGATGGTATTGAATTCTCAACGAAGAATTGAAGCGGAGAAGTGGACAACAGTTTTGTGTCCGGAGATGGAGACTAGACTCTGTGAAAATGCGGAGGCCGGTAGGACTTGGGCAGTTCGTCGTTCTAATAGCACTGTTTTTGAAGTATTTGCTGATTATTCTGTGATGGTTGATCTCGAGCAAAGGACTTGTTCTTGCCGTCTTTGGCAAATTGACGGTTTTCCTTGCACACATGCGGTGGCTGCAATCCTAGCAAAGAGAGATTCAGTTTATGATTATGTGGAGTGTTACTACAAAACCGACTTCTTTCGAAAAGCCTATGAGAGTCCTATTTTTCCTATTCCAGATATTGGGAAAGGATTGGGCAGCAATGGTTCTGCCGCTGGAGTTGTGCTTCCGCCAATTACAAAGAGGCCAGCCGGAAGACCACCAACAAAGaggatcaaagtttttggtgaatttaaaaGGCCATTGAAATGCAGTCGGTGCAGTGTTGCTGGGCACAATAGGAAGACTTGCAAGGCTATTATATGA
- the LOC109950760 gene encoding glutamic acid-rich protein-like: MTVESTVQLNEIQNLKRRIAELEGKETGIDMEKIAKKKEIQEKYKAEIESLLSDPTIFEMEMDLPTKQPTQPVEEKEEEKKEEEKQQEEREEEKKQDAPTPDVPSRLQRVKNRERKRLQASCYVYEKNKKTKKEAKKDDEELPQFKLISSEELTQEASQPDATNPIPDPP; the protein is encoded by the exons ATGACAGTGGAATCTACAGTTCAGcttaatgaaatacaaaatctgaaaaggaGGATTGCAGAATTGGAAGGCAAGGAAACTGGTATTGACATGGAGAAGATTGCCAAGAAAAAGGAGATTCAAGAAAAGTACAAGGCAGAAATTGAAAGCTTGTTGTCAGACCCAACAATCTTTGAAATGGAGATGGATCTGCCTACAAAACAACCAACACAACCagttgaagagaaagaagaagaaaagaaagaagaagagaagcaacaagaagagagagaagaagagaagaagcaagatGCTCCAACACCTGATGTTCCTTCAAGACTACAAAGGGtgaagaacagagaaagaaagaggcttCAAGCATCTTGCTATGTGtacgaaaaaaataagaaaacaaaaaaggaggcAAAAAAGGATGATGAAGAACTACCACAATTCAAGCTTATCTCTTCCGAGGAG TTAACACAAGAGGCATCTCAGCCCGATGCCACAAATCCAATTCCTGACCCCCCCTAA
- the LOC18767829 gene encoding disease resistance protein RPM1 has translation MALPIDFLIGKIVTILETEASFIAGVCDEIDDLKQELVCMKAFLNDSEGKKALTEGGETWVASVRGMAYDAEDIIDEFMYHMYEQGCHKSRFARWLHHTIRIPQNVWFRRQMSEKLRKISRMIKAIPERNQRYGVGGLEGASSTCDDVRKWMRNQAESSLFIKEDELVGIERKKQLLMNWLMNGEQQQTVISVVGMGGSGKTTLVAKTFNDERVKKQFHCCAWLTVSQTYEIEDLFRSLIKQFHETSLEKVPADMNSMTYRELLQVLVNYLESKRYMVVLDDVWDIKLWKEMRIALPNTQFGSRIMLTTRREDVASYSFGVQSHIHHIQPLEKNDAWELFSSKAFSAYQNKCCPPDLQSLAKELVEKCVGLPLAVVALGGLMSSKKSLEWIKVYNSLNWHLTNHPLLEPVKSILLFSFDDLPYPLKHCFLYCSLFPADYLIRRKRLIRLWIAEGFVEDVKGATSEEVAESYLMELIFRSMLHVVWRNASGRPKAFKMHDLMRELALSKSEKEKFGAVYDGKEVMDEVQVRRLSIKTTGGEIKLGTVMAQLRSLLVFVTDMSSSSSSNTLPSGFKLLRVLDLGYVPIAILPKELEYLFNLRYLNLRGTPVKKLPESIGKLRNLQTLDIRNSKIEALPSGIAKLQNLRHLMMYRYTEEPRAFRYVNGTRSPSNICMLKKLQVLAVVELEGNIVRLVGNMTQLRRIGISNVKERDEMDLCASIQKMKLLHQLVLKTSDEEEVLQTNALCSPPPHLRRVILVGKLEIVPRWFVSLQSLTQLYLHWSRIEEDLLPYIEALPNLGNLSLINAYAGKELCFSRGFAKLTRLRLSTCPLLNNVNIEKGVMSNLQTLWFDNCPELNTMPQGLQYLTELKVLTLGLVSKELKDSIREGGVDREKVQHIPEIYHYYKSSLGLRRESLS, from the coding sequence ATGGCCTTACCAATAGACTTCTTGATCGGCAAAATTGTGACCATTCTTGAGACCGAAGCATCCTTCATAGCCGGTGTTTGTGATGAAATTGATGACCTCAAGCAGGAGCTTGTATGCATGAAGGCCTTTCTAAATGATTCTGAGGGCAAGAAGGCACTCACCGAAGGTGGGGAGACGTGGGTTGCAAGCGTCAGAGGCATGGCCTATGATGCTGAAGACATCATTGACGAGTTCATGTATCACATGTATGAGCAAGGATGTCATAAGAGCAGATTTGCAAGGTGGCTCCACCATACCATTCGCATTCCGCAGAATGTTTGGTTCAGACGTCAAATGTCAGAGAAGTTGCGGAAAATCTCAAGAATGATTAAAGCCATTCCGGAGAGGAATCAGAGATATGGTGTCGGTGGATTAGAAGGAGCAAGTAGTACTTGTGATGATGTCCGTAAATGGATGCGGAACCAAGCGGaatcttctctttttattaAGGAAGATGAGCTCGTGGGgattgaaagaaagaagcaacTATTGATGAATTGGTTGATGAATGGAGAGCAACAGCAAACGGTTATCTCTGTGGTGGGGATGGGCGGATCAGGGAAGACAACTTTAGTTGCCAAGACCTTCAACGACGAAAGGGTCAAGAAACAATTCCACTGTTGTGCTTGGCTAACTGTTTCACAAACTTATGAAATTGAAGACTTGTTTAGAAGCTTGATTAAGCAATTCCACGAAACAAGTTTGGAAAAGGTCCCTGCAGACATGAATTCCATGACATACAGAGAATTGCTACAGGTGCTGGTCAATTACTTGGAGTCTAAAAGGTACATGGTTGTATTGGATGATGTGTGGGATATCAAACTTTGGAAAGAAATGAGGATAGCACTCCCAAATACACAGTTTGGAAGTCGAATCATGCTTACCACTCGAAGAGAAGACGTAGCATCCTATTCTTTTGGAGTACAAAGTCATATTCACCACATTCAACCCCTCGAAAAGAATGATGCTTGGGAGCTATTCAGCAGCAAAGCATTCTCTGCTTACCAGAATAAATGTTGTCCACCAGATCTTCAATCATTGGCTAAGGAACTTGTAGAAAAGTGTGTAGGCCTACCTCTGGCAGTCGTGGCTTTAGGTGGTCTGATGTCTTCCAAGAAGTCATTAGAATGGATCAAAGTCTACAACAGCTTGAACTGGCATCTAACTAACCATCCGTTGCTAGAGCCAGTGAAGAGCATCTTGTTGTTTAGTTTTGATGATTTACCATACCCATTGAAGCACTGTTTTCTATACTGTTCCCTTTTTCCAGCAGACTATTTGATTCGAAGAAAAAGGCTCATTAGGTTGTGGATAGCTGAAGGGTTTGTTGAAGATGTCAAAGGCGCCACATCAGAAGAAGTTGCTGAGAGCTATCTTATGGAGCTCATTTTCCGTAGCATGCTACATGTTGTCTGGAGGAATGCAAGTGGAAGGCCAAAAGCATTCAAGATGCATGACCTTATGCGGGAGCTTGCTCTGTctaaatcagaaaaagaaaagtttggtGCTGTATATGATGGAAAAGAAGTTATGGACGAAGTTCAAGTTCGCCGCTTGTCAATTAAAACCACTGGAGGAGAAATTAAATTAGGCACTGTTATGGCACAACTTCGTTCTCTTCTTGTGTTTGTTACTGACATGTCCTCATCCTCTTCCTCGAATACATTGCCTTCTGGATTCAAATTGTTGAGGGTGCTAGATTTGGGATATGTTCCAATTGCTATACTGCCAAAAGAACTTGAGTACTTATTCAATTTAAGATACTTAAATTTAAGGGGAACTCCAGTTAAGAAGCTTCCTGAATCCATTGGAAAGCTCCGGAACCTTCAAACTTTGGATATCAGGAACTCAAAGATAGAGGCACTTCCAAGTGGAATTGCCAAGTTGCAAAACTTGCGTCATCTAATGATGTATCGTTACACTGAAGAGCCTAGGGCCTTCAGATATGTGAATGGGACAAGATCAccatcaaatatatgtatgTTGAAGAAATTGCAAGTTTTGGCGGTTGTTGAATTAGAAGGAAACATTGTTAGACTTGTGGGTAATATGACCCAACTTAGAAGGATTGGAATTTCGAAtgtaaaagaaagagatgagaTGGACCTATGTGCCTCAATTCAAAAGATGAAGCTCCTTCACCAGTTGGTTCTGAAGACAAGCGATGAAGAGGAAGTTCTTCAAACAAACGCACTATGCTCACCTCCTCCCCACCTTCGAAGGGTTATTTTGGTTGGCAAATTGGAAATTGTGCCACGTTGGTTTGTTTCACTCCAGAGCCTCACACAATTGTATCTGCATTGGTCTAGAATTGAAGAAGATTTACTACCTTACATTGAAGCACTGCCCAATCTGGGAAATCTTTCACTTATTAATGCATATGCTGGCAAAGAGTTATGTTTCAGCAGAGGCTTTGCAAAGCTTACGAGATTGCGTTTGTCTACTTGCCCCTTATTGAACAATGTAAATATAGAAAAAGGGGTGATGTCAAATCTCCAAACCTTATGGTTTGATAACTGCCCAGAACTAAACACAATGCCACAGGGTCTTCAATACCTCACTGAACTAAAAGTATTGACATTGGGGCTTGTATCAAAGGAACTTAAGGATTCCATAAGAGAAGGCGGTGTGGATCGTGAAAAGGTACAACACATCCCTGAGATCTACCATTATTACAAATCGTCACTGGGGTTGCGTCGTGAAAGCTTGTCCTAA